In Cloacibacillus sp., one DNA window encodes the following:
- a CDS encoding dipeptide/oligopeptide/nickel ABC transporter ATP-binding protein, which yields MNNDNILEVRELVQSFSQPYSLMDRLARKKKKVVHAVNGVSFDVKRGEVFSLVGESGCGKSTTARSVIRLIEPKGGQVLFNGEEITNFSQRQMLPLRKKMQMIFQDPYASLDPRQKVGDIIMEPMLFHDIAKTKEEAAERMLKILDIVGFRPEQADRYPHQFSGGQRQRIGIARAVATNPSFIIADEPVSALDVSIQAQVLNLMMDLRDELKLSYLFIAHDLSVVRHVTERLGIMYLGFIVETGERDA from the coding sequence ATGAATAACGACAACATCCTCGAAGTAAGAGAGCTGGTGCAGAGCTTCTCGCAGCCGTATTCGCTGATGGACAGGCTTGCCCGAAAGAAGAAAAAAGTGGTGCATGCGGTGAACGGAGTCTCCTTCGACGTAAAAAGAGGAGAGGTTTTCAGTCTTGTGGGCGAGTCCGGCTGCGGCAAATCAACGACGGCAAGGTCGGTCATCCGACTCATAGAGCCAAAAGGCGGACAAGTCCTCTTTAACGGAGAGGAGATAACGAACTTTTCTCAAAGGCAGATGCTACCGCTCAGAAAAAAGATGCAGATGATATTTCAGGACCCATACGCCTCTCTGGATCCAAGGCAGAAGGTCGGAGATATAATCATGGAGCCGATGCTTTTCCACGACATAGCGAAAACAAAAGAAGAGGCCGCAGAGAGGATGCTGAAGATCCTTGATATCGTAGGTTTCCGTCCAGAGCAGGCCGACCGCTACCCGCACCAGTTTTCCGGCGGCCAGCGCCAGCGCATCGGCATCGCGCGCGCAGTTGCGACGAATCCCTCTTTTATCATAGCGGACGAACCAGTCTCCGCGCTCGACGTCTCGATACAGGCCCAGGTGCTGAACCTCATGATGGACCTGCGCGATGAGCTCAAGCTCTCGTATCTCTTCATAGCGCATGACCTTTCCGTCGTGCGTCATGTGACAGAGAGGCTTGGCATAATGTACCTGGGCTTCATCGTTGAGACGGGAGAAAGAGACGC